One genomic segment of Amycolatopsis granulosa includes these proteins:
- a CDS encoding TetR/AcrR family transcriptional regulator, with the protein MPRPTRVHEIVAAATKLFSELGFQGTSVRAIAEAAGMQSGGLYSHFPSKEALLHHIVIETHKRQRAAVVEVQESDLEPEAKFRAAFLAHVSSNFEVGAASAPRIFLTEWRHLTGQELEDVLDQRRAYEQLWDDIIGEAIDAGVFRKSMDPHTARLITLSVGNWAIMWFNPKGRQSVREVFDKVADEMLQGFLTP; encoded by the coding sequence GTGCCCCGTCCGACCCGTGTCCACGAAATCGTCGCCGCCGCCACGAAGTTGTTCAGCGAACTGGGGTTCCAGGGAACGTCGGTGCGGGCGATCGCCGAGGCGGCCGGTATGCAGTCGGGCGGGCTCTACTCGCACTTCCCCTCCAAAGAGGCGCTGCTGCACCACATCGTGATCGAGACGCACAAGCGCCAGCGGGCCGCCGTCGTCGAGGTCCAGGAGAGCGACCTCGAACCGGAGGCGAAGTTCCGGGCCGCTTTCCTGGCGCACGTGTCGTCCAACTTCGAGGTCGGCGCGGCGTCGGCCCCGCGGATTTTCCTGACCGAGTGGCGGCACCTGACCGGCCAGGAGCTCGAGGACGTGCTCGACCAGCGGCGGGCGTACGAGCAGCTTTGGGACGACATCATCGGTGAGGCGATCGACGCCGGGGTGTTCCGCAAGAGCATGGACCCGCACACCGCGCGTCTGATCACGCTGTCGGTCGGGAACTGGGCGATCATGTGGTTCAACCCGAAGGGCCGCCAGTCGGTCCGGGAGGTGTTCGACAAGGTGGCCGACGAGATGCTGCAGGGGTTCCTCACCCCCTGA
- a CDS encoding AMP-binding protein, which translates to MTPHRLAFDHYVSYGERIRHLVMSRPDDVALTFVAHPDGAATELTWRELDARSDSFASGLAARGVGPDSLVVVKLRNSVEHVLTTVAVWKLGACVVPLRSDMPGREREQILRLANPDVVVSLDPVPGYDCLTPADIETRQDPDWQLADARPGKAVCSGGSTGVPKLIFDPLPWGNPGAVAGTADGHALEPLARTIGFRHDQTQLVAGPLYHNAPFGWGYWGLFFGHHLVVLERFTPEMVVDCVERYGVNFMFAVPTMMMRIMRLDGVADRDWSSIESLFHGAASCPRWLKKQWMDLLGPSRVRELYGATEAIGASAITGDEWLAHEGSVGKPLGCDLRILDDDQRELPAGEVGMIYMRPHYPGPTYEYRGSDPAPSTSDGFITVGDFGRVDDEGYLYIADRRVDLIISGGANIFPAEVEEALLEHPEVADAAVIGLPHPEWGQAVHAVVQPADGSSLTAGALSEFMRGQLAAYKLPKTYELVARVPRDEAGKLRRSALLAERTGSAAS; encoded by the coding sequence ATGACACCGCACCGCCTCGCGTTCGACCACTACGTCTCCTACGGCGAGCGCATCCGGCACCTGGTGATGTCCCGCCCGGACGACGTGGCGCTGACGTTCGTCGCCCACCCGGACGGCGCGGCGACCGAACTGACGTGGCGGGAGCTGGACGCGCGCAGTGACTCCTTCGCCTCGGGCCTGGCGGCGCGGGGCGTCGGTCCGGACAGCCTGGTCGTGGTGAAACTGCGCAACTCGGTCGAGCACGTGCTGACCACCGTGGCCGTGTGGAAGCTCGGCGCGTGCGTGGTGCCGCTCCGCTCGGACATGCCGGGCCGGGAACGCGAGCAGATCCTGCGCCTCGCGAACCCCGACGTCGTCGTCTCGCTCGACCCGGTGCCCGGCTACGACTGCCTCACCCCGGCGGACATCGAGACCCGGCAGGACCCGGACTGGCAGCTCGCCGACGCCCGGCCGGGCAAGGCCGTGTGCTCCGGCGGCTCCACCGGCGTGCCCAAGCTCATCTTCGATCCGTTGCCCTGGGGCAATCCCGGGGCCGTGGCGGGCACCGCGGACGGCCACGCGCTCGAACCGCTGGCCCGCACCATCGGGTTCCGGCACGACCAGACCCAGCTGGTCGCCGGACCGCTGTACCACAACGCGCCCTTCGGCTGGGGGTACTGGGGGTTGTTCTTCGGCCACCACCTCGTCGTCCTGGAGCGGTTCACCCCGGAGATGGTCGTCGACTGCGTGGAACGGTACGGCGTGAACTTCATGTTCGCCGTCCCCACCATGATGATGCGCATCATGCGGCTGGACGGTGTGGCCGACCGCGACTGGTCCAGCATCGAGTCGCTGTTCCACGGCGCCGCGTCCTGCCCGCGGTGGCTCAAGAAGCAGTGGATGGACCTGCTCGGCCCGTCCCGGGTCCGCGAGCTCTACGGCGCCACCGAGGCCATCGGCGCCTCGGCGATCACCGGCGACGAGTGGCTCGCGCACGAAGGCAGCGTCGGCAAACCGCTCGGGTGCGATCTGCGCATCCTCGACGACGACCAGCGCGAGCTGCCGGCCGGCGAGGTCGGCATGATCTACATGCGACCGCACTACCCGGGCCCCACCTACGAGTACCGCGGCAGCGATCCCGCTCCGTCCACCAGCGACGGTTTCATCACGGTGGGGGACTTCGGCCGCGTCGACGACGAGGGGTACCTCTACATCGCCGACCGGCGGGTGGATCTGATCATTTCCGGCGGCGCCAACATCTTTCCCGCGGAGGTGGAAGAGGCGCTGCTGGAGCACCCCGAGGTGGCCGACGCCGCCGTCATCGGCCTGCCGCACCCGGAGTGGGGCCAGGCGGTTCACGCGGTGGTGCAGCCCGCCGACGGCTCGTCCCTGACGGCCGGGGCGCTCAGCGAGTTCATGCGCGGCCAGCTGGCGGCCTACAAGCTGCCGAAGACCTACGAGCTGGTTGCCCGCGTTCCGCGCGACGAAGCCGGGAAGCTGCGCCGGTCCGCCCTCCTGGCGGAACGCACGGGTTCCGCGGCATCCTGA
- a CDS encoding M20 metallopeptidase family protein, translating into MDLLDDARGMRDDLAHLRSRLHSEPEVGLDLPRTQELVLRELDPLGLEITTGKTTSSVVGVLRGGARDEQDPHAVVLRADMDALPVRERTGLAFAATNGAMHACGHDLHTTSLIGAARLLHRHRDRIAGDVVFMFQPGEEGYDGAGIMVNDGVLDAAGYRADAAFALHVFSAGIPNGVLSSRTGPVMSASHRLRVRVNGAGGHGSMPHRAKDPVIAAAEMVTALQAMVTRRFDIFDPVVVTVGYLSAGTKHNVIPDDATFEATVRTFSGHTSGVILSRLEETLHGVAAAHGVSADIVFEEETLLTINTEREVRLAAEVAQSLLGEERYRPLANPIAASEDFSRVLAKVPGAFLALGATPPGLDPESAPNNHSPHADFDPGVLPGAAAVYAELAMRQLARTA; encoded by the coding sequence ATGGACCTCCTCGACGACGCCCGTGGCATGCGGGACGACCTGGCCCATCTCCGGAGCCGGCTGCACTCCGAACCCGAGGTGGGCCTCGACCTGCCGCGAACCCAGGAGCTCGTGTTGCGGGAGCTCGATCCACTGGGGCTGGAGATCACCACCGGGAAGACGACCTCCTCGGTGGTCGGCGTGCTGCGTGGCGGCGCACGGGACGAGCAGGACCCGCATGCGGTCGTCCTGCGCGCGGACATGGACGCGCTGCCCGTCCGCGAGCGCACCGGTCTCGCCTTCGCGGCCACCAACGGCGCGATGCACGCCTGCGGGCACGATCTGCACACCACGTCCCTGATCGGCGCCGCGCGGCTGCTGCACCGGCACCGCGACCGGATCGCCGGGGACGTGGTGTTCATGTTCCAGCCCGGCGAAGAGGGTTACGACGGCGCGGGCATCATGGTGAACGACGGGGTGCTGGACGCGGCCGGTTACCGGGCCGATGCCGCCTTCGCCCTGCACGTGTTCTCGGCCGGAATTCCCAACGGCGTCCTCAGCAGCCGGACCGGACCGGTCATGTCGGCCTCCCACCGGCTGCGGGTGCGCGTGAACGGCGCCGGCGGGCACGGGTCGATGCCGCACCGCGCGAAGGACCCGGTGATCGCGGCCGCGGAAATGGTCACGGCGCTGCAAGCCATGGTGACGCGGCGCTTCGACATCTTCGACCCGGTGGTGGTGACGGTCGGATACCTCTCGGCCGGCACGAAGCACAACGTCATTCCCGACGACGCCACCTTCGAGGCGACCGTCCGGACCTTCTCCGGCCACACGTCCGGCGTGATCCTGTCGCGTCTGGAAGAGACACTGCACGGTGTCGCGGCGGCGCACGGGGTCAGTGCCGACATCGTCTTCGAGGAGGAAACCCTGCTCACGATCAACACGGAGCGGGAGGTCCGGCTGGCGGCCGAGGTCGCGCAGTCCCTGCTCGGCGAGGAACGGTACCGGCCACTGGCCAATCCCATCGCCGCGTCCGAGGACTTCTCGCGCGTGCTGGCGAAAGTACCGGGCGCGTTCCTCGCCCTGGGTGCCACGCCGCCCGGCCTGGACCCGGAATCCGCGCCGAACAACCACAGCCCGCACGCCGACTTCGATCCCGGCGTCCTGCCGGGTGCCGCGGCGGTCTACGCCGAACTGGCGATGCGGCAGCTGGCTCGCACGGCCTGA
- a CDS encoding cyclase family protein, protein MDEKHVPTYAELRKRTDAPAGSAWGVFGPDDELGTLNHLTPERVRAAAAAVRTGEVVNLNLPLEAFDPPMSPYRKSLQHNMYANYGYHRDEYLDSFYPQASTQIDGFRHIGHPVFGFYNGADPERFQPGDPFLGINRFTERGIVGRGVLVDVDRYRRAQGRPIDHAGAEGIPIGDVADAAADQGVEFRPGDILLIRTGWVHRHLHELTPQQRHDEKSPIHVSGLLASEETVEWLWDHQFAMVAVDNFGVEAYPAPDDSPFVTEAERRGEVPRAYAGVMHNVLIALLGFPLGELWDLDGLAERCARDGRWDCLIVSTPLNLTGGTGSPANAVAVR, encoded by the coding sequence ATGGACGAGAAGCACGTTCCGACCTACGCGGAACTACGGAAGCGCACCGACGCGCCGGCGGGTTCGGCCTGGGGCGTCTTCGGTCCCGACGACGAGCTGGGCACGCTGAACCACCTCACCCCCGAGCGGGTCCGGGCGGCGGCCGCGGCGGTGCGCACCGGGGAGGTCGTCAACCTGAACCTGCCGCTCGAGGCGTTCGACCCGCCGATGAGCCCGTACCGCAAGAGCCTCCAGCACAACATGTACGCGAACTACGGGTACCACCGCGACGAGTACCTGGACAGCTTCTACCCGCAGGCGAGCACCCAGATCGACGGGTTCCGGCACATCGGCCACCCGGTGTTCGGCTTCTACAACGGCGCCGATCCGGAACGCTTCCAGCCGGGTGACCCGTTCCTCGGGATCAACCGGTTCACCGAACGCGGCATCGTCGGCCGCGGCGTACTGGTCGATGTGGACCGCTACCGCCGGGCACAGGGCCGCCCCATCGACCACGCCGGGGCCGAAGGCATCCCGATCGGCGACGTCGCCGACGCGGCGGCGGACCAGGGCGTCGAATTCCGGCCCGGCGACATCCTGCTCATCCGGACCGGCTGGGTGCACCGCCACCTCCACGAACTGACCCCGCAGCAGCGCCACGACGAAAAGAGCCCGATCCACGTATCGGGGCTGCTGGCGAGCGAGGAGACCGTGGAATGGCTCTGGGACCACCAGTTCGCCATGGTCGCCGTGGACAACTTCGGCGTGGAGGCGTACCCGGCGCCGGACGACTCGCCGTTCGTCACCGAGGCCGAACGCCGCGGTGAGGTACCGCGAGCCTACGCCGGCGTCATGCACAACGTCCTGATCGCACTGCTCGGGTTCCCGCTCGGTGAGCTGTGGGACCTGGACGGCCTCGCGGAGCGCTGCGCTCGCGACGGCCGCTGGGACTGCCTCATCGTGTCCACGCCGCTGAACCTGACCGGCGGGACCGGGTCGCCCGCGAACGCCGTCGCGGTGCGGTGA
- a CDS encoding ABC transporter substrate-binding protein, with translation MKKRSSLVLVLLALLGPGGVAACGSADSGSSGDSYVLGAALPLSGAAASFGTAYQHGIDGCVNLVNERRDLPKPVTVKYVDTGAGETSKGIAAFTQLTTVDHATTVFSAYSSITTALAPLAQRTRVPVLNGGSLSPSLANQPWVWNTVPFLSSELSASVPYVKERMPDRKKAMLIYQDDVVGKDAVGLVRQAWEGDGRTLDTLPVAVQLASFSAQVDKVKAQDPDVIFLVHSGDPQAVLIQQLRSAGVHAQIVGASPFPTPAVLKLKEAEGSLFTLQAVDFSAKDPTTTGFLRLTGAKPGEGAIVGEADYCNGVLMWAQAAKRLVAEGRDVTGANLNDKFGSQGRIDAVGGTLELLPDHTLKSPIAINQVKDGAFTTVATVPAAG, from the coding sequence ATGAAGAAACGAAGCAGCCTCGTGCTCGTACTTCTCGCACTGCTCGGTCCGGGAGGTGTGGCGGCCTGCGGATCCGCGGACTCCGGATCATCCGGCGACAGCTACGTCCTCGGCGCCGCGTTGCCCCTGAGCGGGGCGGCCGCCTCGTTCGGAACGGCCTACCAGCACGGGATCGACGGCTGCGTGAACCTCGTCAACGAGCGGCGGGACCTGCCCAAGCCGGTCACGGTGAAGTACGTGGACACCGGCGCCGGCGAGACCTCGAAGGGGATCGCGGCGTTCACCCAGCTCACCACCGTTGATCACGCGACGACCGTGTTCAGCGCGTACAGCTCGATCACCACCGCGCTCGCCCCGCTCGCCCAGCGCACCCGCGTGCCGGTGTTGAACGGCGGTTCGCTCAGTCCGTCCCTGGCGAACCAGCCGTGGGTGTGGAACACCGTTCCGTTCCTCAGCTCCGAACTGTCGGCCAGCGTGCCCTACGTGAAGGAACGCATGCCGGATCGCAAGAAGGCGATGCTGATCTACCAGGACGACGTGGTGGGCAAGGACGCCGTGGGCCTGGTCCGCCAGGCGTGGGAAGGCGACGGCCGCACGCTCGACACGCTGCCGGTGGCCGTGCAACTGGCCTCGTTCTCCGCGCAGGTCGACAAGGTCAAGGCGCAGGACCCCGATGTCATCTTCCTGGTGCACTCCGGCGACCCGCAGGCGGTGCTCATCCAGCAGTTGCGGAGTGCGGGCGTGCACGCCCAGATCGTCGGCGCCTCACCGTTCCCGACGCCGGCGGTCCTCAAGCTCAAGGAGGCCGAGGGGTCGCTGTTCACCCTGCAGGCGGTGGACTTCTCCGCCAAGGACCCGACCACGACCGGGTTCCTGCGGCTGACCGGCGCGAAACCGGGCGAAGGCGCGATCGTGGGCGAGGCGGACTACTGCAACGGCGTCCTGATGTGGGCGCAGGCCGCGAAGCGGCTGGTGGCCGAGGGCAGGGACGTCACCGGCGCGAACCTCAACGACAAGTTCGGGAGCCAGGGCCGCATCGACGCCGTCGGCGGGACGCTCGAGCTCCTGCCCGATCACACGCTCAAGTCGCCCATCGCCATCAACCAGGTCAAGGACGGCGCGTTCACCACGGTGGCCACCGTTCCCGCGGCCGGCTGA
- a CDS encoding branched-chain amino acid ABC transporter permease yields the protein MHELLQLAVGGLFLGGIYVLIAIGMSTILSVTGILHIAHGANLSLCALTFSALASTNILIAVLATTAVSLAFTMASYEFLYRPIGNRQTTLFPLFLVSFGLWIVGSSVLTLIFSATASHPRTSLNSTLDVGWLHLLKINLLAFGVAIACYAATRLFLAKTMTGSLMRAVACNRDMADVWGMPRRRAERVAFAMAALLAVPAGIFVAYTLGAYPTVGDTPLLIAFSTVILGGVGSIAGAAGAALLFGVIQGVALWKLPATWQDGVVFAVFLLLILISPRGLATLRTRRPAGTRSASK from the coding sequence ATGCATGAGCTACTTCAACTGGCGGTCGGCGGGTTGTTCCTGGGTGGGATCTACGTCCTGATCGCGATCGGCATGTCCACCATCCTCAGCGTCACCGGCATTCTGCACATCGCCCACGGCGCGAACCTCAGCCTGTGCGCCCTGACCTTCTCCGCCCTGGCATCGACGAACATCCTGATCGCGGTGCTCGCCACGACCGCCGTGTCGCTGGCGTTCACCATGGCCAGTTACGAGTTCCTGTACCGGCCGATCGGCAACCGGCAGACGACGTTGTTCCCGCTGTTCCTGGTTTCGTTCGGGTTGTGGATCGTCGGCAGTTCGGTCCTGACCCTGATCTTCTCGGCCACCGCGTCCCACCCGCGCACGTCCCTCAACTCCACATTGGATGTCGGCTGGCTGCACCTGCTGAAGATCAACCTCCTGGCGTTCGGGGTCGCGATCGCCTGCTACGCCGCGACGCGGTTGTTCCTGGCGAAAACCATGACCGGTTCGCTGATGCGGGCGGTGGCGTGCAATCGCGACATGGCCGACGTGTGGGGGATGCCCCGCCGGCGCGCGGAACGCGTCGCGTTCGCCATGGCCGCGCTGCTCGCGGTGCCGGCCGGGATATTCGTCGCCTACACCCTCGGCGCCTACCCGACGGTCGGGGACACGCCGTTGCTGATCGCGTTCTCGACCGTCATCCTCGGCGGCGTCGGGAGCATCGCGGGCGCCGCGGGTGCCGCGCTGCTCTTCGGGGTCATCCAGGGCGTCGCGCTGTGGAAGCTCCCGGCGACCTGGCAGGACGGCGTGGTGTTCGCGGTCTTCCTGCTGCTGATCCTGATCAGCCCCCGTGGCCTCGCCACGCTCCGCACACGGCGTCCGGCCGGGACGAGGAGTGCCTCGAAGTGA
- a CDS encoding ABC transporter permease subunit: protein MIEYLTTVGTLTGIFAIAGAGLNITLGYAGVFSAAQAVFVGIGAYTTALLGPRVDGSFLVCALVGIGLAMVAAVALASTGLRVSDEYFIVASLAFQIIISTVFASWYSVTKGTDGISGVPYPQVFGIELGTHGAGSALVWTIAILVVALTAVLRRGAAGRLFFAIREDPVATETLGRSPVVGKYAAIVLGAGVSALGGVLYAFYTGFVNAPTFGYSLSIELVAIVVVGGIGLSIGPIIGGAIIVAAIPLISLLDLPSTVVGPLQQLVYGALIIAVVVLRGYFPATGALRGRMVRRLAEMRPEPSGPASGGKVTS from the coding sequence GTGATCGAGTACCTGACGACCGTGGGAACCCTCACGGGGATCTTCGCCATCGCCGGGGCGGGCCTGAACATCACGCTCGGCTACGCGGGTGTCTTCTCGGCGGCCCAGGCGGTCTTCGTCGGCATCGGCGCGTACACCACCGCGCTGCTCGGGCCGCGGGTGGACGGCTCCTTCCTCGTCTGTGCGCTGGTGGGCATCGGGCTGGCGATGGTGGCCGCGGTCGCACTGGCCTCCACCGGACTGCGGGTGAGCGACGAATACTTCATCGTCGCCTCGCTGGCCTTCCAGATCATCATCTCGACCGTCTTCGCGAGCTGGTATTCGGTGACGAAGGGGACCGACGGGATATCCGGTGTGCCCTACCCCCAGGTGTTCGGGATCGAGCTGGGAACACACGGCGCGGGATCGGCGCTGGTGTGGACGATCGCGATCCTCGTCGTCGCACTGACCGCGGTGCTGCGCCGGGGCGCGGCCGGCCGGTTGTTCTTCGCGATCCGCGAGGACCCGGTCGCGACCGAGACGCTGGGGCGCAGCCCGGTCGTCGGCAAGTACGCCGCGATCGTGCTGGGGGCCGGCGTGTCCGCGCTCGGTGGCGTGCTCTACGCCTTCTACACCGGTTTCGTGAACGCGCCGACGTTCGGCTACTCGCTGTCGATCGAACTGGTCGCGATCGTGGTCGTCGGCGGCATCGGCCTGTCCATCGGCCCGATCATCGGCGGCGCGATCATCGTCGCCGCCATCCCGCTGATCAGCCTGCTCGACCTGCCCTCCACGGTCGTCGGGCCGCTCCAGCAACTGGTCTACGGGGCGCTGATCATCGCCGTGGTCGTGCTGCGTGGCTATTTCCCCGCCACCGGCGCCCTGCGCGGCCGGATGGTGCGGCGTCTCGCGGAAATGCGCCCGGAGCCCTCGGGACCGGCGAGCGGCGGAAAGGTGACGTCATGA
- a CDS encoding ABC transporter ATP-binding protein, producing the protein MTLQVNDVRVAFGGLVALDNVSLTAEPGAVTALIGPNGAGKTTLFNVISGLIEPESGSIRLDGAELLRRSARRRARMGIVRSFQELRLFGGVSVQEQTVFAAERTVFTRSRDTRVRATQILDRLGLSAARRDLAANLSYGQQKAVSIARMLAMNGRAWLLDEQAAGLAPREYDLFCEVVTEAKERGLIILLIEHNLQLVRDLADVVVFLDRGRELATGTADEVFSDEVVRALYFGRRDQEV; encoded by the coding sequence ATGACCCTGCAGGTGAACGATGTGCGCGTGGCGTTCGGCGGGCTGGTTGCGCTGGACAACGTCTCGCTGACCGCCGAACCGGGCGCCGTCACCGCCCTCATCGGCCCGAACGGCGCCGGCAAGACGACGTTGTTCAACGTCATCTCGGGACTCATCGAACCGGAGAGCGGCAGCATCCGCCTGGACGGCGCCGAACTCCTGCGGCGGTCGGCCCGCCGGCGCGCGCGGATGGGCATCGTGCGCTCGTTCCAGGAGCTGCGGCTGTTCGGGGGCGTCTCGGTGCAGGAGCAGACGGTGTTCGCGGCCGAGCGGACCGTTTTCACCCGCTCGCGCGACACGCGAGTCCGCGCCACGCAGATCCTGGACCGCCTCGGGTTGTCCGCGGCCCGGCGCGACCTCGCCGCCAACCTCAGCTACGGCCAGCAGAAGGCGGTCTCGATCGCCCGCATGCTGGCGATGAACGGCCGGGCGTGGCTGCTCGACGAGCAGGCCGCCGGACTCGCCCCGCGGGAGTACGACCTGTTCTGCGAAGTGGTGACCGAGGCCAAGGAACGCGGCCTGATCATCCTGTTGATCGAACACAACCTCCAGCTGGTCCGGGACCTGGCCGACGTGGTCGTGTTCCTCGACCGCGGCCGGGAACTCGCCACCGGCACGGCGGACGAGGTGTTCTCCGACGAGGTGGTGCGGGCGCTCTACTTCGGCCGTCGGGATCAGGAGGTCTGA
- a CDS encoding ABC transporter ATP-binding protein, translating into MLTIDSLTVRLGHRTVVDALSATLPPGEISLILGHNGAGKSTLLRTVAGLLRPAGGSIALDGTDIARRSPVEVARSGVVLVPQGRGVFDDLTVAENIKLGMWNARRLGRAGSDTERARLDDARELFPVLDEQWHSRAGSLSGGQQQQVAIARAFLANPKVLLLDEPSVGLSPKLADVVLTTVASLRREDRIIVLVEQNVHQALAVADSVAVMRAGAMEQHGLAPSDIAHQDLAAIF; encoded by the coding sequence ATGCTCACCATCGACTCGTTGACCGTCCGCCTCGGACACCGCACCGTGGTCGACGCCTTGAGCGCCACCCTGCCGCCCGGCGAGATCAGCTTGATCCTGGGCCACAACGGGGCGGGCAAATCGACGTTGTTGCGCACCGTCGCGGGACTGCTCCGCCCGGCGGGCGGCAGCATCGCCCTCGACGGCACCGACATCGCCCGGCGCTCCCCGGTGGAGGTGGCCCGGTCCGGTGTGGTCCTGGTTCCGCAGGGCCGTGGTGTCTTCGACGACCTGACCGTTGCGGAGAACATCAAGCTCGGCATGTGGAACGCCCGGCGGCTCGGGCGCGCCGGCAGCGACACCGAGCGCGCCCGGCTCGACGACGCCCGTGAACTCTTCCCGGTACTGGACGAACAATGGCATTCACGCGCGGGCTCGCTCTCCGGCGGCCAGCAACAACAGGTCGCGATCGCCCGGGCCTTCCTGGCCAACCCGAAGGTCCTCCTGCTGGACGAACCGTCGGTCGGTCTGTCGCCGAAACTGGCGGACGTCGTGCTGACCACGGTCGCCTCGCTGCGCCGCGAGGACCGCATCATCGTGCTGGTGGAGCAGAACGTGCACCAGGCGCTCGCGGTGGCCGACTCGGTCGCGGTCATGCGTGCGGGCGCGATGGAACAGCACGGCCTCGCTCCCTCCGACATCGCCCACCAGGACCTCGCCGCGATCTTCTAG
- a CDS encoding Lrp/AsnC family transcriptional regulator — protein MLDEIDREILQLLRQDGRRTVRDIASQVGLTVAPTKRRIDRLEETGVISGYTARIDTTKVDGELTAVVELRVVGNLELDTILSFAENIPEVTEVLTLAGDPDALVRVHATSTDDLQRVVNLLRTNGQVTGTKTLVVLGSWSRLT, from the coding sequence ATGCTCGACGAGATCGACCGGGAAATCCTCCAGCTCCTGCGCCAGGACGGCCGCCGCACCGTCCGGGACATCGCCAGCCAGGTCGGGCTGACCGTCGCACCGACCAAACGGCGCATCGATCGTCTCGAGGAAACCGGTGTGATCAGCGGCTACACCGCCCGCATCGACACGACCAAAGTGGACGGTGAGCTGACGGCCGTGGTGGAGCTCCGGGTGGTCGGCAACCTGGAGCTCGACACGATCCTGTCCTTCGCCGAGAACATTCCGGAGGTCACCGAGGTCCTGACCCTGGCCGGCGACCCGGACGCCCTGGTCCGCGTGCACGCCACGAGCACCGACGACCTGCAGCGCGTGGTCAACCTGCTGCGCACCAACGGTCAGGTCACCGGAACGAAGACGCTGGTGGTGCTCGGTTCCTGGTCCCGGCTGACCTAG
- a CDS encoding thiamine pyrophosphate-dependent enzyme produces MTDLTDVPTTPADLGVAPMRLLGEDGELLTGAADAAVTAELTRGLYRDMVLARQFDQDAFNLQRQGELGLWLSCRGQEAAQVGSIRALRASDHVFPSYREHAAALCRGLRPAELLTQWRGTAHGGWDPGDYRFHLYSLVLSTQLLHATGYALGVAADRRREPGVDEIVLCYFGDGAASQGDANEALNWAAVTGAPLVFFCQNNQWAISTPSAAQSRTPLHVRAAGFGLTATVVDGNDVLAVHAATAAAAARVRAGGPPEFIEAITYRMAGHSTSDDPTRYRDAEEVERWERRDPLARVRLLLDARGWAGEEFHTALKEEATALSEATRAACRALTPPPLEDTFRHTLAEETAALRAERERYTEWRESFA; encoded by the coding sequence ATGACGGACTTGACCGACGTACCGACGACACCGGCTGACCTCGGTGTCGCGCCGATGCGCCTGCTCGGCGAGGACGGCGAGCTGCTGACAGGTGCCGCGGACGCGGCCGTCACCGCCGAGCTCACCCGGGGCCTGTACCGCGACATGGTGCTCGCGCGCCAGTTCGACCAGGATGCGTTCAACCTGCAGCGCCAGGGCGAGCTCGGGTTGTGGCTGTCCTGCCGCGGGCAGGAGGCGGCGCAGGTCGGCAGCATCCGGGCCCTTCGCGCGAGCGATCACGTCTTCCCGTCCTACCGCGAACACGCGGCCGCGTTGTGCCGCGGCCTGCGACCCGCCGAACTGCTGACGCAGTGGCGCGGCACCGCCCACGGGGGCTGGGACCCCGGCGACTACCGCTTCCACCTCTATTCGCTGGTCCTGTCCACCCAGCTGCTGCACGCGACCGGCTACGCCCTGGGCGTGGCCGCCGACCGGCGGCGGGAGCCCGGCGTGGACGAGATCGTGCTGTGCTACTTCGGTGACGGTGCCGCCAGCCAGGGCGACGCGAACGAGGCGCTGAACTGGGCGGCGGTGACCGGCGCCCCGCTGGTGTTCTTCTGCCAGAACAACCAGTGGGCGATCTCGACCCCGTCGGCCGCGCAGAGCCGGACGCCCCTGCACGTGCGGGCGGCCGGTTTCGGCCTGACCGCCACGGTCGTCGACGGCAACGACGTGCTCGCCGTGCACGCGGCGACCGCGGCGGCGGCCGCACGGGTTCGCGCCGGCGGTCCGCCCGAGTTCATCGAGGCGATCACCTACCGGATGGCGGGACACTCCACTTCGGACGATCCCACCCGCTACCGGGACGCCGAGGAGGTGGAGCGCTGGGAGCGGCGGGACCCGCTCGCCCGCGTGCGGCTGCTGCTCGACGCCCGCGGCTGGGCCGGCGAGGAGTTCCACACCGCGCTCAAGGAAGAGGCGACCGCGCTGTCCGAAGCGACCCGAGCCGCCTGCCGGGCCCTGACGCCACCGCCGCTGGAGGACACCTTCCGCCACACCCTCGCCGAGGAGACCGCGGCGCTGCGCGCGGAACGTGAGCGGTACACCGAGTGGCGGGAGTCCTTCGCATGA